The window ATCCCTTCAACAAAAAATCAGATTGATATTATTTTCCATATCTCTAACTATTACTATTCAAAAGCTGGGATAACCAATTCAGTTGTTTTAGGCACCAAACAATCCATCCTTGAGTACTATATAAAAAGTATTATCGCCAAATTTTTTATCTTTGGCTCACTTGTTATCATATCATTATATCATTTGGCATTATATATATTCAGGAAATACGATAAACAATCACTCTACTTTGGTATATTCAGTTTCCTTATGGCACTATTATCAATCATTTTTGGTGAATTCCACATAATGCGTATATTTCCAAATTTGCCCTGGGATATACTTGTACGAATTACCTATTTAACCATGTCATTAGGGTTAACATTTTTTGGTCTTTTTATTGAAAATCTGTATCCTGACGAAGTCAGTGAAAAACTATATAAAAGTTTTCTTTTCATTGGGATTCTGTATACAATTCTTATACTCATTTCACCAGTCTTTTACTTTGCAAAACTATTATCATTTTTTTTCGTAATAATGATATTATATGGAATACTACTATTTTTAATATTCATACGAGCTATAAAAAACAAACGCAAATATGCTGCTTTTTTTCTTTCTGCTTTTTTAATATTTGGTATAACTATTGTAAATGATATGTTTCACTTTACACATATTATAAATACAACATACATGGTGCCTTATGGTTTTCTTATATTTATAGTTTTCCAGTCTTTCATACTGGCAAACAAGAATTCCAGGCTTTATATAAAATTAGAAAAACTTTTTAGTGAAAAAATAAAACTGGAAAATTTGGCATTGACTTTCCAAAATTTAGCATACGTTGATCCCCTCACTGAATTGCCAAACAGAAGAAGATTTGAAGAATACCTCCAAACTGAGTGGCTTAGAGCAATCCGCAACCATTCTCCCTTATCAATCTTAATGATTGATATTGACTATTTTAAAAAATATAATGATAAATTTGGCCATGTTATAGGCGATATGGTGCTAAAAAAAGTAGCTGAAACCATTAAAAGTTGTATTCATAGACCAGCAGATATGTGTGCACGGTATGGAGGAGAAGAATTTATTGTGATTCTTCCGGAAACCGAAATTATAGGAGCATATAGAATTGCAGAGCGAATCAGAAAAAAAATTTTAGATCTTAAAATACCTGCTGCAAATACTGCATCATCTCAATTTGTTTCAGTGAGTATTGGCTGCACAACTTCATATCCCAATCAAGGAGAACACTGGAAGAATATCATTGAAAAAGCTGACAAAAAGTTATATAGGGCAAAAAAATTTGGAAGAAACCGTACTGAGAAATAATTAATCTAATACTCCTTTTCAACAAACAGATGATGATTTACCATTTGCATAAGTGAATAGATTGCTTCCTCATGTTGCTGCAATTGTTGATCCTTATCTCTATTATGGATAACTGCATTGAGCATATTTTTAAGAAGCAGCAGGTCAGACCTTCGTTTTATTTTTTTACCCTGCACAAGTTCTTTTAGATAATCAAATTTATAATTACGAAGCTGTACCCGCAAAAAAAATTCAATACCATATATTTGTAAAATTCTTTCTAGGGGATAGCTTTTACTTTTATCAATAAATTCTTTATACTGAGGTGCATCTACAACCCTCTTTTTTCTTCTGTCTTTAATTGATGTGGGCTGTAAGTTTTCATCTTTTCCTTTTTGTGATTGTTTCCGCTCTAATTGCAAATCAATATTGGAAATACTTATTTCGTAAGCTAAACGCTTGGCCTTCCACTCTTCGGTAAATTCATCATAATGCTTTTCCATATACCGCTCAAGCTCTTCTAGCATAATAGCCAGATTGGCAACCTTGCCAATATCAGTGTTATTGAGGCTCCGCAGCATTGGAAATATTTCCTTAACTATCTGATGCACCATGAGCCGTTTATGGAATTCATTTTCATACTGTATAATCAGTTCACTTTGATAAAATGATTTTAATTTTCGTATTACAACAAGATCCGCAACCACATACCCTTCCACACGAGCAATATCTCTTGCTTTATCTTCAGCAATTATTTCAATAGAAAATATCTTATGGGCATTTATTAATATCTGAATTATTCGTTTTACAAGATCTATCGAAAGGCCATAATAGCCGGCAACATATTTAATAAATTCATCCGAATAGGGTACTCCTTTGAATCCTCCTGCAGCATTGCGCTTGCGAATTTCATTATATATATCATCAAAAATATTTAAACTCATTTCATACCCTTCTTCAATAAAAGGAAAATTCGATATGCCGCAAAGTACAACATCATACATATTAAAAAAATAAAAGCGTTTTTTATATTTTTTTTGTAAAAGTCAAAAAATGTGATTTTTTTTATTGACAGATATTGACTCTGCTTGCCATTTGTAGTATACATAATTT of the Spirochaetota bacterium genome contains:
- a CDS encoding diguanylate cyclase, encoding MINNNLHKAIKINKIATVIFIFYFFTCCSNASHPSQKGIIDLRNYQWDSGPVSLDGEWEFYYGDFYQPQHFKNLENRKIHYIKVPSSWTTYAINNHKLPESGFATYRVKILLNYHLPHSLSLLIPKIDSSHSLFINDTLIAQAGKIGTNHINSIPLWKQTIVDIPSTKNQIDIIFHISNYYYSKAGITNSVVLGTKQSILEYYIKSIIAKFFIFGSLVIISLYHLALYIFRKYDKQSLYFGIFSFLMALLSIIFGEFHIMRIFPNLPWDILVRITYLTMSLGLTFFGLFIENLYPDEVSEKLYKSFLFIGILYTILILISPVFYFAKLLSFFFVIMILYGILLFLIFIRAIKNKRKYAAFFLSAFLIFGITIVNDMFHFTHIINTTYMVPYGFLIFIVFQSFILANKNSRLYIKLEKLFSEKIKLENLALTFQNLAYVDPLTELPNRRRFEEYLQTEWLRAIRNHSPLSILMIDIDYFKKYNDKFGHVIGDMVLKKVAETIKSCIHRPADMCARYGGEEFIVILPETEIIGAYRIAERIRKKILDLKIPAANTASSQFVSVSIGCTTSYPNQGEHWKNIIEKADKKLYRAKKFGRNRTEK